One segment of Candidatus Thermoplasmatota archaeon DNA contains the following:
- a CDS encoding zinc finger domain-containing protein, which produces MNKAEKCISCGKGLLEQGSTTFPCPTCETIIGRCSGCREQSIDYTCPKCGFQGP; this is translated from the coding sequence ATGAACAAAGCTGAAAAATGTATAAGCTGCGGCAAAGGTCTCCTTGAACAAGGATCAACAACGTTTCCTTGTCCAACCTGCGAAACAATCATCGGTCGATGCAGTGGATGCCGAGAGCAAAGCATTGATTATACCTGCCCGAAATGCGGCTTTCAAGGACCTTAA
- a CDS encoding radical SAM protein, whose protein sequence is MKRLPLKKYVSTARYAFLNFISRENIYPFYASFKITHKCGLKCSFCNVWMEKTPDLKKEQVFKVIDNIANSSIIVLSIEGGDPLIRKDLGEILEYAHQKPFYLFFTTNGHLLDKRPMKEYGRHIDYLHISIDEGHDNLDFFDRLEEFQSYGPEICIQIVVTKDTLHDLEKKVQRVYEVHARTVVMPACHLDGTDNYYPNPVEFRQELLRLKRKYPNTITTPKGFLDNINMLHGCSPSSIIIDSDGGLFYPCRTVGSRLYNFTEGSFMEFLKTPEAQQARNDMKACTRSCGWYQYFATDVFASPWSIVSSLSPYLFK, encoded by the coding sequence ATGAAACGTCTCCCTTTGAAAAAATATGTCTCAACAGCTCGGTACGCATTTTTGAATTTTATTTCACGGGAGAATATCTACCCGTTTTATGCTTCTTTTAAAATCACCCATAAATGCGGTTTGAAATGTAGTTTTTGTAACGTCTGGATGGAGAAAACTCCTGATCTGAAAAAGGAACAGGTGTTCAAAGTCATTGATAATATTGCAAATTCAAGTATTATTGTGCTTAGTATTGAAGGCGGAGATCCATTGATAAGGAAAGATCTTGGCGAAATACTTGAATATGCTCATCAGAAACCATTTTATCTTTTTTTTACTACCAATGGTCATCTACTCGATAAACGCCCGATGAAGGAATACGGCAGACACATTGATTATCTCCACATCAGCATTGACGAAGGCCATGATAATCTTGATTTTTTTGATCGTCTAGAAGAATTCCAAAGTTATGGCCCTGAAATCTGCATTCAAATTGTAGTGACGAAGGATACGTTGCATGATTTAGAAAAAAAAGTACAGCGCGTCTACGAGGTTCATGCGCGTACGGTCGTGATGCCAGCATGTCATCTTGATGGAACCGATAATTATTATCCAAACCCTGTAGAGTTCCGGCAAGAACTCCTGCGATTAAAACGCAAATATCCAAATACGATTACGACACCGAAAGGTTTTCTCGACAACATCAACATGCTCCATGGTTGTTCACCATCATCAATTATCATTGATTCAGATGGTGGGTTATTCTATCCCTGCCGAACAGTTGGATCTCGATTGTACAACTTCACCGAAGGGTCATTCATGGAGTTTCTGAAGACTCCTGAAGCACAACAAGCACGCAATGATATGAAAGCATGTACCCGGAGCTGTGGTTGGTATCAATACTTTGCAACTGATGTGTTTGCCTCGCCCTGGTCGATTGTATCATCCTTAAGTCCATATCTATTTAAATAA
- a CDS encoding glycosyltransferase family 4 protein, with protein MKIAEITTYKEGGIYTHVTELARNLHLPVILVTGNSKKSGYEQEDDFTFYHVPCLFSFFDIYFINPPGSFHKVYQEIKQQQVELLHIHGPLFTFGGGLLRKTGIPKVLTTHYILEFKGNRLLSFMYRIIIRLVTKSMAQLVDKIICVNEEYLHIFQQWGIEKEKMVYIPNGVDTEKFSPGVSHIKEKLKCRHLVVFWGRLGYQKNIQLLIKAFQRCTTSDTKLVIIGKGPDLAKLKQLAAKNKNIIFLGYLSEPDLLEYARGADVAVFPSRGESWGLVIAEAMAIGLPVISSNVGKAAELLGSDRGLLLNVETEENLAAMIDYVLQHKEYAQEMGKRARSYIVDHYSWKQVAEQTKKIYMTLLDK; from the coding sequence ATGAAGATCGCTGAAATTACAACCTATAAAGAAGGTGGTATATACACCCATGTTACTGAACTTGCAAGAAATCTACATTTACCGGTGATTCTTGTTACCGGTAATTCAAAAAAATCAGGGTATGAACAAGAAGACGACTTCACGTTCTATCATGTTCCCTGTTTGTTTTCTTTTTTCGACATCTATTTTATTAACCCTCCGGGATCGTTTCACAAAGTGTATCAAGAAATCAAACAGCAACAGGTAGAGTTACTTCATATCCATGGACCGTTATTTACCTTTGGCGGAGGACTCTTACGAAAAACAGGCATACCAAAGGTTCTGACAACACACTACATCCTTGAGTTTAAAGGAAACCGCCTGCTTAGTTTTATGTATCGTATCATTATCCGTCTGGTGACGAAATCTATGGCACAACTGGTCGACAAAATTATCTGTGTCAATGAAGAATACCTCCATATTTTTCAGCAGTGGGGCATTGAGAAAGAAAAAATGGTGTATATCCCAAATGGTGTCGACACCGAAAAATTCAGCCCGGGTGTTTCACATATTAAAGAAAAACTCAAATGTCGTCATCTCGTCGTTTTCTGGGGTCGTCTCGGATATCAAAAAAACATCCAACTCCTCATCAAAGCATTTCAACGCTGTACGACATCGGATACCAAACTAGTTATTATCGGTAAAGGACCTGATCTAGCAAAATTGAAACAACTTGCAGCGAAAAACAAAAATATTATTTTTCTAGGATATCTCTCAGAACCTGACTTACTTGAATATGCTCGTGGTGCTGATGTTGCTGTTTTTCCGTCTCGAGGTGAAAGCTGGGGTTTAGTCATTGCTGAGGCGATGGCAATTGGGTTGCCTGTAATTAGTTCAAATGTCGGAAAAGCAGCTGAACTTCTCGGATCAGATCGGGGGCTTCTTCTCAACGTCGAAACTGAGGAAAACTTAGCTGCAATGATTGATTATGTACTTCAGCATAAAGAGTATGCGCAGGAGATGGGGAAACGAGCGCGAAGTTACATCGTCGATCACTATAGTTGGAAACAAGTCGCTGAACAAACAAAAAAAATATATATGACGTTACTTGACAAATAG
- a CDS encoding glycosyltransferase family protein: MNIIYGICSWGLGHATRSLPVIRQLLKEDNKLTVISHGRTLELLKKELKDQVDYYAIQDYPLVISENTRQMLAKSMLYWPVFIHRIESGLRSLQKILEEKKYDCILSDARYDMYSKKIPSYFISHQMRIMNPLRMKILENGSELFNQFFFQDRFKKVIVPDYETDDLSGDLSHNLKKINEKQLHYVGVLSDFQKKQTKKDIDYFISISGPEPQRTLFEKKIMSQLDTLQGTIVVSLGKTENIHHQQNDTTTIYSYLKKEEREEVFNRTKLVISRSGYSTIMDLAVLGIHGLMIPTPGQIEQEYLGHYHTTKKTFYSVGQNNLDLARDSKYAQKTTGITRTCDVSKTVEAIIRLITY, from the coding sequence ATGAATATCATTTATGGCATATGCTCATGGGGCCTTGGTCATGCAACAAGATCTTTACCCGTGATTCGACAACTGCTCAAAGAAGACAACAAACTCACGGTGATATCACATGGACGTACTCTTGAGTTGTTGAAAAAAGAACTCAAGGATCAAGTGGATTATTATGCGATCCAGGATTACCCACTCGTGATTTCAGAAAACACAAGACAGATGCTTGCAAAAAGCATGCTGTATTGGCCGGTGTTCATACATCGGATTGAATCAGGGTTGCGGAGCTTACAAAAAATCTTGGAAGAAAAAAAATATGATTGCATCCTTTCTGATGCACGCTATGATATGTATAGTAAAAAAATCCCTTCATATTTTATCTCACATCAGATGCGCATTATGAATCCTTTACGGATGAAAATATTAGAGAATGGCAGTGAACTGTTCAACCAGTTTTTTTTTCAAGATAGATTCAAAAAAGTTATCGTCCCTGATTATGAAACCGATGATCTCTCAGGAGACCTCTCACATAATCTGAAAAAAATCAATGAAAAACAACTTCACTATGTTGGTGTTCTCTCGGATTTTCAAAAGAAACAAACCAAAAAAGATATTGATTATTTTATTTCTATTTCAGGACCTGAACCACAACGAACCTTATTTGAAAAAAAAATAATGTCACAACTTGACACACTCCAGGGAACCATTGTAGTAAGCCTTGGCAAAACAGAAAACATACACCACCAGCAAAATGATACTACAACCATTTATTCGTATCTTAAAAAAGAAGAACGAGAAGAGGTATTCAATCGAACAAAACTCGTTATCTCACGGTCAGGATATTCAACAATTATGGATCTTGCTGTCCTTGGTATCCATGGTCTGATGATTCCAACCCCAGGTCAAATTGAACAAGAATATCTCGGGCATTACCACACTACGAAAAAAACATTTTATTCAGTCGGACAGAACAATCTTGATTTAGCAAGAGATAGTAAATATGCTCAAAAAACAACAGGAATCACACGAACCTGTGATGTTTCAAAAACTGTAGAAGCAATCATCAGACTCATTACCTACTAA
- a CDS encoding glycoside hydrolase family 57 protein, which translates to MTSICLYFEVHQPVRLNRFSVFNIGACTDTYASYFDHNKNRAIFEKVANKCYLPTNNLLLDLVRKYDGKFRISYSLTGTFIEYCELFMPQIIESFQELFETGAVDFIEETYFHSLSSLYDDLDEFEDQVKMHRDMIKRLFNYKPKVFRNTEAIYDNRIGKKVEEMGYKGILTEGADKILDWRSPNYIYKPKNGNIKILMRNYMLSDDVGFRFSAKQWQGYPLTADKYAHWMSQCHGDLINLFMDYETFGEHQWADTGIFDFLQHLPGEILKHENLDFVTVSDAVKRYEPVGEIDVPWAISWADADRDVSTWLGNNMQIACFNELKEIGKLLRKKKDEDLLYTWRLLQTSDHLYYISTKGFEDGAVHAYFSPYEIPYDGFINYMNILQDLKQKAMK; encoded by the coding sequence ATGACATCGATATGTTTGTATTTTGAGGTACACCAGCCGGTTCGATTGAATCGTTTTTCAGTTTTTAATATTGGAGCATGTACTGATACGTATGCCTCGTATTTTGATCATAATAAAAACCGGGCGATTTTTGAAAAAGTAGCAAATAAATGTTATCTTCCAACGAATAATTTGCTTCTCGATCTCGTAAGAAAATATGATGGTAAATTTCGCATATCGTATAGTTTAACTGGGACCTTTATTGAATACTGTGAACTGTTCATGCCGCAGATCATTGAAAGTTTCCAAGAACTTTTTGAAACCGGTGCAGTTGATTTTATTGAGGAGACCTATTTTCACTCGCTTTCAAGTTTGTATGATGATTTAGATGAATTTGAAGATCAGGTGAAAATGCATCGAGACATGATTAAACGGTTGTTTAACTACAAACCAAAAGTATTCCGGAACACTGAGGCGATCTATGACAATCGGATTGGAAAAAAAGTTGAAGAAATGGGATACAAAGGCATCCTTACTGAGGGTGCTGATAAAATTCTTGACTGGCGATCACCAAACTATATCTACAAACCAAAAAACGGGAACATTAAAATCTTAATGCGGAACTATATGCTCAGCGATGATGTTGGTTTTCGTTTTTCCGCAAAACAATGGCAGGGATACCCGTTAACAGCAGATAAATATGCACATTGGATGTCGCAATGTCATGGTGATCTGATCAACTTGTTCATGGATTATGAAACCTTTGGTGAACATCAATGGGCTGATACCGGTATCTTTGATTTCCTCCAGCATCTCCCTGGAGAGATATTGAAACATGAGAACCTTGATTTTGTCACGGTTAGCGATGCTGTGAAACGGTATGAACCAGTTGGTGAAATTGATGTCCCTTGGGCGATCTCATGGGCAGATGCAGATCGTGACGTTTCAACCTGGCTTGGAAATAACATGCAGATTGCATGTTTCAATGAACTTAAAGAAATCGGTAAACTGCTTCGGAAGAAAAAAGATGAAGATTTATTGTACACCTGGAGACTCCTTCAAACCTCAGATCATCTATATTATATTTCCACAAAAGGCTTTGAAGATGGTGCGGTGCATGCGTATTTCAGCCCCTATGAGATTCCCTATGATGGTTTTATTAATTATATGAATATTTTGCAGGATTTGAAACAGAAGGCCATGAAATAG
- the pyrF gene encoding orotidine-5'-phosphate decarboxylase, protein MMFCEKLLNAIHTQNSLLCVGLDVDQDKIPAFLHHTEKDPYLSFNKAIIDATKDLVCAYKLNMAFYETLGKHAYQLLEATIKYIPRDVIVILDGKRNDIGNTAEKYASAIFDKFGADATTVNPFLGFDSVAPFLAYKDKCSFILCRTSNPSAGEFQDLIVGSQPLYQIVAQKIKQWNTQGTCGAVVGATYPEELKKIRAILGDDIPLLIPGIGRQGGDIEKTVVYGVNSKKTMAIINSSRDILYAGRDEHFSDAARTAAEHLRSSINNYR, encoded by the coding sequence ATGATGTTTTGTGAGAAATTACTCAATGCTATTCATACTCAGAACAGTCTTCTCTGTGTCGGTCTTGATGTCGATCAAGATAAGATTCCAGCTTTTTTGCATCATACAGAAAAAGATCCGTATCTTTCGTTCAATAAGGCGATTATTGATGCAACTAAAGATTTAGTCTGCGCTTACAAACTTAATATGGCTTTTTATGAAACATTAGGAAAACATGCCTACCAGTTGTTAGAAGCAACCATTAAGTATATTCCACGAGATGTCATCGTCATCCTTGATGGGAAAAGAAATGACATTGGTAACACTGCAGAAAAATATGCATCAGCGATTTTTGACAAGTTTGGTGCTGATGCAACTACGGTCAACCCTTTTCTAGGTTTTGACAGTGTTGCGCCGTTTCTTGCCTACAAAGATAAATGCAGTTTTATTCTCTGCCGTACGTCAAACCCGTCTGCAGGTGAATTCCAAGATTTGATCGTTGGGTCACAACCGCTCTACCAAATCGTTGCTCAGAAAATTAAACAGTGGAATACTCAAGGTACCTGTGGTGCTGTTGTGGGGGCAACCTATCCTGAAGAACTTAAAAAAATCAGAGCAATCCTTGGCGATGATATACCACTCCTCATCCCTGGAATTGGCAGACAAGGAGGTGATATCGAAAAAACTGTAGTCTATGGGGTCAACTCAAAAAAAACGATGGCGATTATTAACTCCTCAAGAGATATATTGTATGCTGGACGTGATGAACATTTTTCTGATGCAGCACGAACTGCAGCAGAACATCTTCGATCATCAATCAATAACTACAGATAG
- a CDS encoding glycosyltransferase family 4 protein — MKVAMLGWEYPPFKVGGLGTHCYGLTQGLADKGVHIDFYMPKTKKRVKSDRENLRIIEVGETDVFPYDRPDDKELAGKFFDCVYRYNDLLVQKVKGTYDLVHCHDWLTIKAGVALKHKLGIPLVLTVHSTEYDRSGWIYPNQWFIDIEKEGMMQADVIIAVSNFTKKIIVEKYGIPSEKVHVIHNAVFPIGEGEKKNLVLFLGRLTLQKGPEFFLKTAKKVLEKEDTRFVIAGTGDMLPRLINQAVDLGIANKVIFTGKLSEEEVKHIYKIANVYVMPSVSEPFGITALEAISAGTPTIVSKASGVSEVFKNCFKVDFWDTDEMANKIIALLRYPPLRTTMVEHSKQEIDLFTWERVASRTLDVYNEVAEV, encoded by the coding sequence ATGAAAGTAGCAATGCTTGGGTGGGAATATCCCCCCTTCAAAGTTGGTGGCCTTGGAACCCACTGTTATGGTTTGACTCAAGGTCTTGCAGATAAAGGAGTTCATATAGATTTCTATATGCCAAAAACAAAAAAGCGGGTGAAAAGTGATCGTGAGAATCTCCGTATTATTGAGGTTGGAGAAACTGACGTGTTTCCCTATGATCGACCTGATGATAAAGAACTTGCTGGAAAATTTTTTGATTGTGTCTACCGATATAATGACCTCTTGGTTCAAAAAGTTAAGGGAACCTATGATCTGGTCCATTGTCATGATTGGTTGACCATCAAAGCAGGCGTTGCTCTCAAACACAAACTAGGCATCCCTCTTGTTTTAACCGTACATTCAACAGAGTATGACCGGTCAGGATGGATTTACCCGAATCAGTGGTTTATTGATATTGAAAAAGAAGGAATGATGCAAGCCGATGTTATCATAGCAGTAAGTAATTTTACAAAAAAGATCATAGTTGAAAAATATGGTATTCCTTCTGAAAAAGTTCATGTTATTCACAATGCTGTTTTTCCCATTGGTGAAGGTGAGAAAAAGAATCTTGTTTTATTTTTAGGTAGACTTACGCTTCAGAAAGGACCAGAATTTTTCCTTAAAACTGCAAAAAAAGTTCTTGAAAAAGAAGACACCCGTTTTGTCATCGCTGGAACTGGTGATATGCTACCGCGATTGATCAATCAAGCGGTAGATCTCGGTATTGCAAATAAGGTGATTTTTACCGGAAAACTTTCTGAAGAAGAGGTTAAACATATTTATAAGATAGCGAATGTGTATGTGATGCCTTCTGTCAGTGAACCTTTTGGGATTACCGCTCTTGAAGCGATATCTGCAGGAACACCAACGATTGTTTCAAAAGCATCTGGTGTTTCTGAGGTGTTTAAAAATTGCTTCAAAGTTGATTTTTGGGATACTGATGAGATGGCAAATAAAATTATTGCATTATTGCGCTACCCTCCGTTACGGACGACCATGGTAGAACATTCAAAACAAGAGATAGATTTATTTACCTGGGAACGTGTTGCGTCTCGCACACTTGACGTCTATAACGAGGTAGCAGAAGTATGA